The following coding sequences are from one Archocentrus centrarchus isolate MPI-CPG fArcCen1 chromosome 4, fArcCen1, whole genome shotgun sequence window:
- the LOC115779302 gene encoding 14 kDa phosphohistidine phosphatase produces the protein MFSVVTRPLHSLRVYGILHKSTVAMADALAKIPDVEIDPEGTFKYILVRVKVKDGDVHKDIVRGTKSAEYHNHIFEKVSPAMEALGMECKCLGGGKIEHNNQEKKIRVFGESTAFGKADHSLSAEKLKTFFSDYEITWSDDKK, from the exons ATGTTCTCTGTGGTCACTAGACCTCTGCACAGTTTGAGAGTCTACGGTATTTTGCATAAGTCTACGGTCGCAATGGCAGACGCTCTGGCTAAAATCCCTGATGTAGAGATTGATCCAGAGGGAACCTTTAAGTACATACTGGTCAGAGTGAAAGTGAAAGATGGCGATGTGCATAAAGACATTGTCCGTGGCACAAAAAGTGCAGAGTATCACA ATCATATATTTGAAAAGGTGAGCCCTGCTATGGAGGCCTTGGGGATGGAGTGTAAATGCCTTGGAGGAGGGAAGATAGAGCACAACaaccaagagaaaaaaataagggTGTTTGGAGAATCTACT GCCTTTGGGAAAGCTGACCATTCTCTTTCTGCGGAGAAGCTGAAGACTTTCTTCAGTGACTATGAAATCACCTGGTCAGATGATAAAAAGTAG